A window of the Cucurbita pepo subsp. pepo cultivar mu-cu-16 chromosome LG01, ASM280686v2, whole genome shotgun sequence genome harbors these coding sequences:
- the LOC111791105 gene encoding ion channel CASTOR-like isoform X1 has protein sequence MSLDSESSPSSTRDWFFPPQSFLHSYPPKSPTYIRRFSETSRISRRYADHQRYRKSSSCISDSHSCSSTSNDAKFARTRRRIDFDRRSDLSLKRSESEFSSKRKLEQSDVSSSAKKVSDTSRLFRSFDSTLKVRWRFLATAASIFIVIFATLLHENSSLQEQVNGLEARISNLNIKLRACNLFESGSEDDVRSPDELADFMDKRLKTLALIASLTLLLAPIIILKYIDSKSRSLEHNLEEVSLNKQLLYKVDVFFSVHPYAKPLALLIATLLLIMLGGLALFGVTDDSLVDCLWLSWTYVADSGNHANSEGIGPRLVSVSVSFGGMLIFAMMLGLVSDSISERFDSLRKGRSEVVEQNHTLILGWSDKLGSLLNQISIANESLGGGTVVVMAERDKEEMELDIAKMEFDFKGTSVICRSGSPLILADLKKVSVSKARAIVVIAEDGNADQSDARALRTVLSLTGVKEGLRGHIVVELSDLDNELLVKLVGGELVETVVAHDVIGRLMIQCARQPGLAQIWEDILGFENCEFYIKRWPQLNGMQFEDVLISFPDAIPCGIKVASRGGKIVLNPEDSYVLQEGDEVLVIAEDDDTYAPAALPTVGETSFIHIARPTRKPQKILLCGWRRDIDDMIVVSAFIKALILSFWHWMLQVWRGSLPKDFIVPKSAERILLCGWRRDMEDMIMVLDAFLAPGSELWMFNDVPENEREKKLVDGGLDISRLENISLVDREGNAVIRRHLESLPLESFDSILILADESVEDSAIQADSRSLATLLLIRDIQTKRMPVRGAKTVAYRGSVSQGSWIGEMQQASDKSVIISEILDPRTKNLLSMSKISDYVLSNELVSMALAMVAEDRQINDVLEELFAEEGNELHIRQADLYLREGEELSFYEVLLRARQRREIVIGYRSAHAERAVINPPAKHERRKWYLGDVFVVIAEKE, from the exons TTCGTCGTGTATTTCTGATTCGCATTCGTGTTCATCGACCAGTAATGATGCCAAGTTTGCTCGTACTCGACGGAGAATTGATTTCGATCGCCGCAGCGACCTGTCGCTTAAACGTTCCGAATCGGAATTTTCTTCGAAACGGAAGTTGGAGCAGTCGGACGTCTCGAGCTCGGCGAAGAAAGTGTCTGATACTTCGCGTTTGTTTAGGTCGTTTGACAGTACGCTGAAAGTTCGATGGCGTTTTTTGGCTACTGCAGCGTCG ATTTTTATCGTGATTTTTGCAACATTGTTGCATGAAAACTCATCTTTACAGGAGCAAGTCAACGGCTTAGAG GCCCGGATTTCTAATCTTAACATCAAATTACGAGCGTGTAATTTGTTCGAATCTGGAAGTGAAGATGATGTACGTTCACCGGACGAACTTGCTGATTTTATggataaaagattaaaaactTTAGCCTTAATCGCATCTCTTACACTTCTGTTGGCTCCTATTATTATCCTCAAGTACATTGACTCTAAATCAAGATCATTGGAGCACAATTTGGAAGAAGTTTCACTCAATAAGCAGCTTTTGTATAAGGTGgatgtttttttctctgttcaCCCATATGCTAAGCCACTGGCATTATTGATAGCAACTCTACTACTAATTATGCTTGGAGGTTTAGCACTCTTTGGAGTGACAGATGATAGCTTAGTCGATTGTCTTTGGTTATCTTGGACATATGTTGCTGATTCTGGAAACCACGCCAACTCTGAAGGTATTGGTCCAAGGCTAGTTTCAGTTTCCGTTAGCTTCGGTGGGATGTTAATATTTGCTATGATGCTTGGCCTTGTATCCGATTCAATATCTGAAAGGTTTGACTCACttagaaaaggaagaagtgAGGTTGTTGAACAAAATCACACTTTGATCCTTGGATGGAGCGATAAACTG GGGTCACTTCTGAATCAGATTTCTATAGCCAATGAGAGCTTAGGAGGAGGAACTGTTGTGGTGATGGCTGAACGAGACAAAGAAGAGATGGAACTTGACATTGCTAAAATGGAGTTTGATTTTAAGGGAACCTCCGTTATATGCAGAAGTGGAAGCCCATTAATTCTGGCAGACTTGAAAAAG GTCTCAGTGTCAAAGGCCCGTGCAATTGTTGTCATTGCTGAGGATGGAAATGCTGATCAA AGCGATGCCCGTGCATTGAGAACTGTTTTAAGTCTAACTGGAGTTAAAGAAGGTCTGAGAGGACACATAGTGGTGGAACTTAGTGATCTTGATAATGAGCTTCTTGTTAAACTTGTTGGTGGAGAGCTTGTTGAAACTGTTGTGGCTCATGATGTGATTGGTCGCCTGATGATTCAATGTGCTCGCCAGCCAGGACTTGCTCAG ATTTGGGAAGATATCCTTGGTTTTGAAAACTGTGAATTCTACATCAAAAGATGGCCACAATTGAATGGCATGCAATTTGAGGACGTATTGATCAGCTTTCCTGATGCAATTCCTTGTGGAATCAAGGTTGCATCACGAGGTGGTAAAATTGTACTGAATCCTGAGGACTCATATGTCCTGCAAGAAGGTGATGAAGTTCTTGTTATTGCAGAGGATGATGACACTTACGCACCAGCTGCATTACCTACG GTAGGAGAAACATCGTTCATTCATATTGCAAGGCCAACAAGAAAGCCACAGAAGATTCTACTTTGTGGATGGAGGAGAGACATTGACGATATGATTGTGGTGAGTGCTTTTATTAAAGCtctaattctttctttttggcaTTGGATGCTGCAGGTTTGGAGGGGAAGTCTTCCCAAGGACTTTATTGTTCCAAAATCTGCTGAAAGAATCCTGTTGTGTGGTTGGCGGCGAGATATGGAGGATATGATTATG GTATTGGATGCATTTTTAGCTCCGGGTTCAGAGCTTTGGATGTTCAATGATGTTCCTGAGAatgaaagggaaaagaaactTGTCGATGGCGGTCTTGATATCAGCCGATTGGagaatatatctttggttGACCGTGAGGGAAATGCCGTCATTAGGCGTCATTTGGAAAGCCTTCCCTTGGAATCATTTGATTCA ATCTTGATTCTTGCTGATGAATCTGTAGAGGATTCAGCAATTCAAGCTGATTCAAGATCTCTAGCAACCTTGTTGCTAATACGTGATATTCAG ACTAAGCGTATGCCAGTCAGAGGTGCTAAGACTGTAGCATACAGGGGAAGTGTCTCGCAAGGCTCCTGGATTGGAGAAATGCAGCAGGCTTCTGATAAATCGGTTATTATAAGTGAAATTTTGGATCCAAGAACTAAAAATCTGCTTTCAATGTCAAAAATCAGTGACTATGTCTTGTCAAATGAACTTGTCAGTATGGCCTTAGCCATGGTGGCTGAAGATCGTCaaataaatgatgttttggaGGAGCTCTTTGCAGAAGAg GGTAATGAATTGCATATTAGGCAAGCTGATCTGTACCTTCGTGAAGGGGAGGAACTGAGTTTCTATGAAGTACTTTTACGAGCTCGACAGCGAAGAGAGATCGTGATTGGTTACCGTTCAGCTCACGCTGAAAGAGCTGTTATCAACCCTCCAGCCAAGCATGAGCGACGGAAGTGGTATCTAGGAGATGTTTTTGTAGTGATAGCCGAAAAGGAATGA
- the LOC111791105 gene encoding ion channel CASTOR-like isoform X3: MSLDSESSPSSTRDWFFPPQSFLHSYPPKSPTYIRRFSETSRISRRYADHQRYRKSSSCISDSHSCSSTSNDAKFARTRRRIDFDRRSDLSLKRSESEFSSKRKLEQSDVSSSAKKVSDTSRLFRSFDSTLKVRWRFLATAASIFIVIFATLLHENSSLQEQVNGLEARISNLNIKLRACNLFESGSEDDVRSPDELADFMDKRLKTLALIASLTLLLAPIIILKYIDSKSRSLEHNLEEVSLNKQLLYKVDVFFSVHPYAKPLALLIATLLLIMLGGLALFGVTDDSLVDCLWLSWTYVADSGNHANSEGIGPRLVSVSVSFGGMLIFAMMLGLVSDSISERFDSLRKGRSEVVEQNHTLILGWSDKLGSLLNQISIANESLGGGTVVVMAERDKEEMELDIAKMEFDFKGTSVICRSGSPLILADLKKVSVSKARAIVVIAEDGNADQSDARALRTVLSLTGVKEGLRGHIVVELSDLDNELLVKLVGGELVETVVAHDVIGRLMIQCARQPGLAQIWEDILGFENCEFYIKRWPQLNGMQFEDVLISFPDAIPCGIKVASRGGKIVLNPEDSYVLQEGDEVLVIAEDDDTYAPAALPTVGETSFIHIARPTRKPQKILLCGWRRDIDDMIVVLDAFLAPGSELWMFNDVPENEREKKLVDGGLDISRLENISLVDREGNAVIRRHLESLPLESFDSILILADESVEDSAIQADSRSLATLLLIRDIQTKRMPVRGAKTVAYRGSVSQGSWIGEMQQASDKSVIISEILDPRTKNLLSMSKISDYVLSNELVSMALAMVAEDRQINDVLEELFAEEGNELHIRQADLYLREGEELSFYEVLLRARQRREIVIGYRSAHAERAVINPPAKHERRKWYLGDVFVVIAEKE; this comes from the exons TTCGTCGTGTATTTCTGATTCGCATTCGTGTTCATCGACCAGTAATGATGCCAAGTTTGCTCGTACTCGACGGAGAATTGATTTCGATCGCCGCAGCGACCTGTCGCTTAAACGTTCCGAATCGGAATTTTCTTCGAAACGGAAGTTGGAGCAGTCGGACGTCTCGAGCTCGGCGAAGAAAGTGTCTGATACTTCGCGTTTGTTTAGGTCGTTTGACAGTACGCTGAAAGTTCGATGGCGTTTTTTGGCTACTGCAGCGTCG ATTTTTATCGTGATTTTTGCAACATTGTTGCATGAAAACTCATCTTTACAGGAGCAAGTCAACGGCTTAGAG GCCCGGATTTCTAATCTTAACATCAAATTACGAGCGTGTAATTTGTTCGAATCTGGAAGTGAAGATGATGTACGTTCACCGGACGAACTTGCTGATTTTATggataaaagattaaaaactTTAGCCTTAATCGCATCTCTTACACTTCTGTTGGCTCCTATTATTATCCTCAAGTACATTGACTCTAAATCAAGATCATTGGAGCACAATTTGGAAGAAGTTTCACTCAATAAGCAGCTTTTGTATAAGGTGgatgtttttttctctgttcaCCCATATGCTAAGCCACTGGCATTATTGATAGCAACTCTACTACTAATTATGCTTGGAGGTTTAGCACTCTTTGGAGTGACAGATGATAGCTTAGTCGATTGTCTTTGGTTATCTTGGACATATGTTGCTGATTCTGGAAACCACGCCAACTCTGAAGGTATTGGTCCAAGGCTAGTTTCAGTTTCCGTTAGCTTCGGTGGGATGTTAATATTTGCTATGATGCTTGGCCTTGTATCCGATTCAATATCTGAAAGGTTTGACTCACttagaaaaggaagaagtgAGGTTGTTGAACAAAATCACACTTTGATCCTTGGATGGAGCGATAAACTG GGGTCACTTCTGAATCAGATTTCTATAGCCAATGAGAGCTTAGGAGGAGGAACTGTTGTGGTGATGGCTGAACGAGACAAAGAAGAGATGGAACTTGACATTGCTAAAATGGAGTTTGATTTTAAGGGAACCTCCGTTATATGCAGAAGTGGAAGCCCATTAATTCTGGCAGACTTGAAAAAG GTCTCAGTGTCAAAGGCCCGTGCAATTGTTGTCATTGCTGAGGATGGAAATGCTGATCAA AGCGATGCCCGTGCATTGAGAACTGTTTTAAGTCTAACTGGAGTTAAAGAAGGTCTGAGAGGACACATAGTGGTGGAACTTAGTGATCTTGATAATGAGCTTCTTGTTAAACTTGTTGGTGGAGAGCTTGTTGAAACTGTTGTGGCTCATGATGTGATTGGTCGCCTGATGATTCAATGTGCTCGCCAGCCAGGACTTGCTCAG ATTTGGGAAGATATCCTTGGTTTTGAAAACTGTGAATTCTACATCAAAAGATGGCCACAATTGAATGGCATGCAATTTGAGGACGTATTGATCAGCTTTCCTGATGCAATTCCTTGTGGAATCAAGGTTGCATCACGAGGTGGTAAAATTGTACTGAATCCTGAGGACTCATATGTCCTGCAAGAAGGTGATGAAGTTCTTGTTATTGCAGAGGATGATGACACTTACGCACCAGCTGCATTACCTACG GTAGGAGAAACATCGTTCATTCATATTGCAAGGCCAACAAGAAAGCCACAGAAGATTCTACTTTGTGGATGGAGGAGAGACATTGACGATATGATTGTG GTATTGGATGCATTTTTAGCTCCGGGTTCAGAGCTTTGGATGTTCAATGATGTTCCTGAGAatgaaagggaaaagaaactTGTCGATGGCGGTCTTGATATCAGCCGATTGGagaatatatctttggttGACCGTGAGGGAAATGCCGTCATTAGGCGTCATTTGGAAAGCCTTCCCTTGGAATCATTTGATTCA ATCTTGATTCTTGCTGATGAATCTGTAGAGGATTCAGCAATTCAAGCTGATTCAAGATCTCTAGCAACCTTGTTGCTAATACGTGATATTCAG ACTAAGCGTATGCCAGTCAGAGGTGCTAAGACTGTAGCATACAGGGGAAGTGTCTCGCAAGGCTCCTGGATTGGAGAAATGCAGCAGGCTTCTGATAAATCGGTTATTATAAGTGAAATTTTGGATCCAAGAACTAAAAATCTGCTTTCAATGTCAAAAATCAGTGACTATGTCTTGTCAAATGAACTTGTCAGTATGGCCTTAGCCATGGTGGCTGAAGATCGTCaaataaatgatgttttggaGGAGCTCTTTGCAGAAGAg GGTAATGAATTGCATATTAGGCAAGCTGATCTGTACCTTCGTGAAGGGGAGGAACTGAGTTTCTATGAAGTACTTTTACGAGCTCGACAGCGAAGAGAGATCGTGATTGGTTACCGTTCAGCTCACGCTGAAAGAGCTGTTATCAACCCTCCAGCCAAGCATGAGCGACGGAAGTGGTATCTAGGAGATGTTTTTGTAGTGATAGCCGAAAAGGAATGA
- the LOC111791105 gene encoding ion channel CASTOR-like isoform X2 — protein MSLDSESSPSSTRDWFFPPQSFLHSYPPKSPTYIRRFSETSRISRRYADHQRYRKSSSCISDSHSCSSTSNDAKFARTRRRIDFDRRSDLSLKRSESEFSSKRKLEQSDVSSSAKKVSDTSRLFRSFDSTLKVRWRFLATAASIFIVIFATLLHENSSLQEQVNGLEARISNLNIKLRACNLFESGSEDDVRSPDELADFMDKRLKTLALIASLTLLLAPIIILKYIDSKSRSLEHNLEEVSLNKQLLYKVDVFFSVHPYAKPLALLIATLLLIMLGGLALFGVTDDSLVDCLWLSWTYVADSGNHANSEGIGPRLVSVSVSFGGMLIFAMMLGLVSDSISERFDSLRKGRSEVVEQNHTLILGWSDKLGSLLNQISIANESLGGGTVVVMAERDKEEMELDIAKMEFDFKGTSVICRSGSPLILADLKKVSVSKARAIVVIAEDGNADQSDARALRTVLSLTGVKEGLRGHIVVELSDLDNELLVKLVGGELVETVVAHDVIGRLMIQCARQPGLAQIWEDILGFENCEFYIKRWPQLNGMQFEDVLISFPDAIPCGIKVASRGGKIVLNPEDSYVLQEGDEVLVIAEDDDTYAPAALPTVWRGSLPKDFIVPKSAERILLCGWRRDMEDMIMVLDAFLAPGSELWMFNDVPENEREKKLVDGGLDISRLENISLVDREGNAVIRRHLESLPLESFDSILILADESVEDSAIQADSRSLATLLLIRDIQTKRMPVRGAKTVAYRGSVSQGSWIGEMQQASDKSVIISEILDPRTKNLLSMSKISDYVLSNELVSMALAMVAEDRQINDVLEELFAEEGNELHIRQADLYLREGEELSFYEVLLRARQRREIVIGYRSAHAERAVINPPAKHERRKWYLGDVFVVIAEKE, from the exons TTCGTCGTGTATTTCTGATTCGCATTCGTGTTCATCGACCAGTAATGATGCCAAGTTTGCTCGTACTCGACGGAGAATTGATTTCGATCGCCGCAGCGACCTGTCGCTTAAACGTTCCGAATCGGAATTTTCTTCGAAACGGAAGTTGGAGCAGTCGGACGTCTCGAGCTCGGCGAAGAAAGTGTCTGATACTTCGCGTTTGTTTAGGTCGTTTGACAGTACGCTGAAAGTTCGATGGCGTTTTTTGGCTACTGCAGCGTCG ATTTTTATCGTGATTTTTGCAACATTGTTGCATGAAAACTCATCTTTACAGGAGCAAGTCAACGGCTTAGAG GCCCGGATTTCTAATCTTAACATCAAATTACGAGCGTGTAATTTGTTCGAATCTGGAAGTGAAGATGATGTACGTTCACCGGACGAACTTGCTGATTTTATggataaaagattaaaaactTTAGCCTTAATCGCATCTCTTACACTTCTGTTGGCTCCTATTATTATCCTCAAGTACATTGACTCTAAATCAAGATCATTGGAGCACAATTTGGAAGAAGTTTCACTCAATAAGCAGCTTTTGTATAAGGTGgatgtttttttctctgttcaCCCATATGCTAAGCCACTGGCATTATTGATAGCAACTCTACTACTAATTATGCTTGGAGGTTTAGCACTCTTTGGAGTGACAGATGATAGCTTAGTCGATTGTCTTTGGTTATCTTGGACATATGTTGCTGATTCTGGAAACCACGCCAACTCTGAAGGTATTGGTCCAAGGCTAGTTTCAGTTTCCGTTAGCTTCGGTGGGATGTTAATATTTGCTATGATGCTTGGCCTTGTATCCGATTCAATATCTGAAAGGTTTGACTCACttagaaaaggaagaagtgAGGTTGTTGAACAAAATCACACTTTGATCCTTGGATGGAGCGATAAACTG GGGTCACTTCTGAATCAGATTTCTATAGCCAATGAGAGCTTAGGAGGAGGAACTGTTGTGGTGATGGCTGAACGAGACAAAGAAGAGATGGAACTTGACATTGCTAAAATGGAGTTTGATTTTAAGGGAACCTCCGTTATATGCAGAAGTGGAAGCCCATTAATTCTGGCAGACTTGAAAAAG GTCTCAGTGTCAAAGGCCCGTGCAATTGTTGTCATTGCTGAGGATGGAAATGCTGATCAA AGCGATGCCCGTGCATTGAGAACTGTTTTAAGTCTAACTGGAGTTAAAGAAGGTCTGAGAGGACACATAGTGGTGGAACTTAGTGATCTTGATAATGAGCTTCTTGTTAAACTTGTTGGTGGAGAGCTTGTTGAAACTGTTGTGGCTCATGATGTGATTGGTCGCCTGATGATTCAATGTGCTCGCCAGCCAGGACTTGCTCAG ATTTGGGAAGATATCCTTGGTTTTGAAAACTGTGAATTCTACATCAAAAGATGGCCACAATTGAATGGCATGCAATTTGAGGACGTATTGATCAGCTTTCCTGATGCAATTCCTTGTGGAATCAAGGTTGCATCACGAGGTGGTAAAATTGTACTGAATCCTGAGGACTCATATGTCCTGCAAGAAGGTGATGAAGTTCTTGTTATTGCAGAGGATGATGACACTTACGCACCAGCTGCATTACCTACG GTTTGGAGGGGAAGTCTTCCCAAGGACTTTATTGTTCCAAAATCTGCTGAAAGAATCCTGTTGTGTGGTTGGCGGCGAGATATGGAGGATATGATTATG GTATTGGATGCATTTTTAGCTCCGGGTTCAGAGCTTTGGATGTTCAATGATGTTCCTGAGAatgaaagggaaaagaaactTGTCGATGGCGGTCTTGATATCAGCCGATTGGagaatatatctttggttGACCGTGAGGGAAATGCCGTCATTAGGCGTCATTTGGAAAGCCTTCCCTTGGAATCATTTGATTCA ATCTTGATTCTTGCTGATGAATCTGTAGAGGATTCAGCAATTCAAGCTGATTCAAGATCTCTAGCAACCTTGTTGCTAATACGTGATATTCAG ACTAAGCGTATGCCAGTCAGAGGTGCTAAGACTGTAGCATACAGGGGAAGTGTCTCGCAAGGCTCCTGGATTGGAGAAATGCAGCAGGCTTCTGATAAATCGGTTATTATAAGTGAAATTTTGGATCCAAGAACTAAAAATCTGCTTTCAATGTCAAAAATCAGTGACTATGTCTTGTCAAATGAACTTGTCAGTATGGCCTTAGCCATGGTGGCTGAAGATCGTCaaataaatgatgttttggaGGAGCTCTTTGCAGAAGAg GGTAATGAATTGCATATTAGGCAAGCTGATCTGTACCTTCGTGAAGGGGAGGAACTGAGTTTCTATGAAGTACTTTTACGAGCTCGACAGCGAAGAGAGATCGTGATTGGTTACCGTTCAGCTCACGCTGAAAGAGCTGTTATCAACCCTCCAGCCAAGCATGAGCGACGGAAGTGGTATCTAGGAGATGTTTTTGTAGTGATAGCCGAAAAGGAATGA
- the LOC111791441 gene encoding uncharacterized protein LOC111791441 — protein MAHSLSSISATANATAARFSNPRCSSCLRLPNLQARSQECNQTARSHLISRRNAALILTGAMLGLNNGVVQSAEAAARRPPPPPPQEKKDPNLSGVQAKVLASRKRKEAMKEAMAKLRERGKAVDQPPPE, from the exons ATGGCACATTCACTATCTTCAATATCCGCCACTGCTAATGCCACAGCCGCCAGATTCAGCAACCCACGATGTTCCTCCTGTCTCAGGCTTCCGAATCTGCAGGCTCGCAGCCAAGAGTGCAATCAAACTGCACGTAGCCATCTCATCTCCCGCAG GAACGCTGCATTGATCTTGACAGGGGCAATGCTAGGACTGAATAATGGGGTTGTCCAGAGTGCAGAGGCGGCTGCCAGGAGGCCGCCGCCACCTCCCCCGCAAGAGAAGAAGGACCCCAATCTGAGTGGAGTTCAGGCAAAAGTGCTAGCTAGCAGAAAGAGGAAGGAAGCCATGAAAGAAGCTATGGCCAAGctaagagagagagggaaggCTGTTGACCAGCCACCTCCTGAATAA
- the LOC111791363 gene encoding 60S ribosomal protein L5: MAFAKAQKTKAYFKRYQVKFKRRREGKTDYRARIRLINQDKNKYNTPKYRFVVRFSNKDVTAQIISASIAGDLVLASAYSHELPHYGLEVGLTNYAAAYCTGLLLARRVLKMLEMDEEYEGNVEATGEDYSVEPADTRRPFRALLDVGLLKTTTGNRVFGALKGALDGGLDIPHSEKRFAGFSKDGKQLDAEVHRKYIFGGHVAAYMRTLMEDEPEKYQSHFSQYIKKGIEADNIEGLYKKVHAAIRADPIVKKSDKPQPKAHKRYNLKKLTYDERKARLVERLNALNSKANADEDDDDDEDDE; the protein is encoded by the exons ATG GCTTTTGCCAAAGCCCAGAAAACAAAGGCCTACTTCAAACGTTATCAAGTCAAgttcaagagaagaagag AGGGAAAGACTGACTATCGGGCAAGAATTCGTCTTATTaatcaagacaagaacaaatACAATACTCCCAAGTATCGTTTTGTTGTTCGATTT TCAAACAAAGACGTTACAGCTCAAATTATTTCTGCTAGCATTGCCGGTGATTTGGTCCTCGCTTCAGCTTATTCTCATGAGCTTCCCCATTATGGGCTTGAAGTTGGTCTCACCAACTATGCTGCAG CATACTGCACTGGACTTCTCTTGGCTCGACGTGTCTTGAAAATGCTTGAGATGGATGAAGAATACGAGGGCAATGTTGAG GCTACTGGTGAAGATTACTCAGTTGAGCCAGCAGATACAAGAAGGCCATTCCGTGCACTCCTTGATGTTGGTCTTCTCAAAACCACAACTGGAAATCGTGTTTTTGGTGCTCTTAAG GGTGCTTTGGATGGTGGATTGGACATTCCTCACAGCGAAAAGAGGTTTGCTGGATTTTCCAAGGATGGTAAGCAGCTTGATGCTGAAGTTCATCGGAAGTACATTTTTGGTGGCCACGTTGCTGCATACATGAGG ACTTTGATGGAAGATGAACCAGAGAAGTATCAATCTCACTTCAGCCAATACATCAAGAAGGGCATCGAGGCCGATAACATTGAGGGACTATACAAGAAAGTTCATGCTGCCATTCGTGCAGACCCCATAGTCAAGAAATCTGACAAGCCACAACCCAAGGCACACAAGAG GTACAACTTGAAGAAGCTGACATACGACGAAAGAAAAGCCCGCTTGGTCGAGCGTTTGAATGCGCTTAACTCTAAAGCTAATGCTGATGAAGACGACGATGACGATGAGGACGACGAGtga